From Parus major isolate Abel chromosome 1A, Parus_major1.1, whole genome shotgun sequence, the proteins below share one genomic window:
- the HSPA14 gene encoding heat shock 70 kDa protein 14: MAAIGVHLGATCACAAVYKDGRADVVANDAGDRVTPAVVAFSESEEVVGLAAKQSRIRNISKTVVKVKQILGRSSGDPQAKKYIAESKCSIIEKNGKLQYEIDNKLINPEDVAKLIFSKMKETAQSALGSDVNDVVVTVPFDFGENQKNALGEAAAAAGFNVMRLIHEPSAALLAYGIGQDSPTGKSNVLVYKLGGTSLSITVIEVNSGIYRVLATNTDDSIGGVCFTEALAQHLASEFQRSCKHDIRGNPRAMMKLMNSADIAKHSLSTLGSANCFVDSLYDGLDFDCNVSRARFELICSSLFSKCVEAIKKLLKQVGFTADDINKVVLCGGSARIPKLQQLIKDIFPTVELLNSIPPDEVIPIGAAIEAGILLGKENTLLEEDALIECSAKDILLKGVDESGADKFTVLFPSGTPLPARRQHTLHAPGNISSVCLELYESLGKSPMSEEEKFAQIVLQDLDKKEDGLHDILTVLTMKRDGSLHVTCTDQDTGKCEIITVEVAS; this comes from the exons ATGGCGGCCATCGGGGTGCACCTGGGCGCCACCTGTGCCTGCGCCGCCGTGTACAAG gATGGCCGCGCCGACGTGGTCGCCAACGACGCCGGGGACCGGGTCACTCCCGCGGTCGTGGCGTTCTCCGAGAGCgaggag gTTGTTGGTTTAGCTGCGAAGCAAAGTAGgataagaaatatttcaaagactgTAGTGAAAGTAAAGCAGATCCTTGGACGAAG CTCTGGTGACCCTCAGGCAAAGAAATACATTGCAGAAAGCAAATGCTCT ATAATTGAGAAGAATGGAAAACTTCAGTATGAAATAGATAACAAACTTATTAACCCAGAAGATGTGGCAAAActaattttcagtaaaatgaaaG AGACTGCCCAGTCTGCACTGGGTTCAGATGTGAATGATGTTGTTGTCACTGTACCATTTGATTTtggagagaatcagaaaaatgCCCTTGG ggaagcagctgcagctgctgggttCAATGTTATGAGATTAATTCATGAACCATCTGCAGCTCTCCTTGCTTATGGAATTGGCCAAGATTCACCCACTGGGAAAAG CAACGTGCTGGTTTATAAACTGGGTGGAACATCACTTTCTATCACAGTCATAGAAGTAAACAGTGGAATATATCGTGTACTCGCTACAAATACAGATGACAGCATTGGTGGAGTTTGCTTCACAGAAGCTCTAGCACAACACTTAGCTTCTGAATTTCAGAG gtCTTGTAAGCATGATATTAGAGGAAATCCCAGAGCCATGATGAAGTTAATGAACAGTGCTGATATTGCAAAACACTCTTTATCAACCCTGGGAAGTGCAAACTGTTTTGTAGATTCATTGTATGATGGATTGGATTTTGATTGCAATGTGTCCAG ggCCAGGTTTGAACTTATCTGTTCTTCACTTTTTAGTAAATGTGTAGAAGCAATTAAAAAGCTCTTGAAGCAAGTTGGATTTACAGCAGATGATATTAATAAG GTAGTTCTTTGTGGTGGGTCTGCTCGAATCCCAAAGCTACAGCAGCTGATCAAAGATATTTTCCCAACTGTGGAATTACTGAATTCAATTCCTCCAGATGAAGTTATTCCCATTGGTGCAGCCATAGAGGCAGGAATTCTGCTAGGGAAAGAGAATACCTTGCTGGAAGAAGATGCACTCATTGAGTGTTCTGCCAAAGATATTCTTCTTAAG ggAGTAGACGAGTCAGGGGCTGACAAATTCACAGTGCTATTTCCATCAGGGACACCCCTGCCAGCTCGAAGGCAGCACACCCTGCATGCTCctggaaatatttcctctgtGTGCCTGGAGCTGTATGAGTCATTGGGGAAGAGTCCCATGAGCGAAGAAGAGAAATTTGCACAG attgtACTCCAGGATCTAGATAAAAAGGAGGATGGACTACATGATATACTAACTGTTCTCACTATGAAAAG GGATGGGTCCTTGCATGTTACCTGCACGGATCAAGATACTGGAAAGTGTGAAATCATCACTGTTGAAGTGGCATCATAG